A part of Clostridium novyi genomic DNA contains:
- the nifJ gene encoding pyruvate:ferredoxin (flavodoxin) oxidoreductase, with protein MAKMKTMDGNTAAAYASYAFTDVTAIYPITPSSPMAESVDEWSAQGKKNLFGQTVKVMELQSEAGASAAVHGSLQSGALTTTYTASQGLLLMIPNMYKIAGELLPSVFHVSARALASHALSIFGDHQDVMAARQTGFALLASNSVQEAMDLGAVSHLAALKGRVPFLHFFDGFRTSHEIQKIELLDYEDLRGLIDQDALKAFRNNALSPEHPVTRGTAQNPDIFFQAREASNKFYNAIPAIVEEYMGEINKITGRDYKLFNYYGAEDADRVIVAMGSGCETISEVVDYLNARGEKVGLVKVHLYRPFSKEHLIKAIPSTAKKIAVLDRTKEPGALAEPLYLDVRSAFYDVENKPVIVGGRYGLGSKDTTPGQMAAVFENLKQDEPKNNFTLGINDDVTHTSLETVEGIDVVAEGTTACKFWGLGSDGTVGANKSAIKIIGDHTDMYAQGYFAYDSKKSGGITISHLRFGKSPIKSPYLIQTPHFVACHNQSYVNKYDVLEGLRDNGNFLLNCIWNQEEVEEHLPAHMKRYIANHNINFYTIDAVKIAQEIGLGGRINMIMQSAFFKLANIIPIEDAIKYLKDAVVTSYGKKGEKVVSMNHAAIDQGVNAIVKINVPESWKTAEDKEAETKDVPEFISKILEPMNRQKGDDLPVSAFEGMEDGTFPNGTAAYEKRGIAISVPEWSMENCIQCNQCSYVCPHAVIRPSLLTEEEYNNKPEGFKAVEAKGLKGEKLYYSMNVSVLDCTGCGNCAEVCPAPTKALVMKPAATQEKEQANYDYAQTLSVKENPMNKYTVKGSQFEKPLLEFHGACGGCGEAAYAKLITQLFGDRMMIANATGCTSIWGGSAPATPYTKNHEGKGPAWANSLFEDNAEYGLGMSLGVSTIRTNMENVAKEAMENVSAELKDALQEWIDNKEDAEGSKKATAKLLPLLEAEKANSKVAEILENKDFLIKRSQWIFGGDGWAYDIGYGGVDHALASGEDINIFVFDTEVYSNTGGQSSKSTRTGAIAKFAAAGKRTKKKDLGLMAMTYGYVYVAQIAMGADKNQTIKAIQEAEAYPGPSLIIAYAPCINHGLKVGMACSQLEEKKAVECGYWGLYRYNPQLAEQGKNPFILDSKEPKGNFKDFLLGEVRYASLKKARPEQADELYAQTEKDAMERLETYKRLAEEK; from the coding sequence ATGGCAAAAATGAAAACTATGGATGGTAACACAGCTGCTGCATATGCATCATATGCCTTTACTGATGTTACAGCTATATATCCAATAACCCCTTCATCTCCAATGGCAGAAAGCGTTGATGAATGGAGTGCTCAAGGTAAAAAGAACTTATTTGGACAAACTGTAAAAGTTATGGAATTACAATCTGAAGCTGGAGCATCAGCTGCAGTTCATGGTTCACTTCAAAGTGGAGCGTTAACTACAACTTATACTGCATCTCAAGGATTATTATTAATGATTCCTAACATGTACAAAATAGCAGGAGAATTATTACCATCAGTATTCCACGTAAGTGCAAGAGCTCTTGCATCACACGCATTATCAATTTTCGGTGATCACCAAGATGTAATGGCTGCAAGACAAACAGGTTTTGCATTACTTGCTTCAAACAGTGTACAAGAAGCAATGGATTTAGGAGCAGTATCTCACCTTGCAGCATTAAAAGGAAGAGTACCTTTCTTACATTTCTTCGATGGATTCAGAACTTCTCACGAAATTCAAAAAATAGAATTATTAGACTATGAAGATTTAAGAGGATTAATAGATCAAGATGCTCTTAAAGCATTCAGAAACAATGCTTTAAGCCCAGAACATCCTGTAACTAGAGGAACAGCTCAAAATCCTGATATCTTCTTCCAAGCTAGAGAAGCTTCTAATAAATTCTACAATGCGATACCTGCAATAGTAGAAGAATATATGGGAGAAATCAACAAAATAACAGGAAGAGATTACAAACTATTTAACTACTATGGTGCAGAAGATGCAGATAGAGTAATAGTTGCTATGGGATCTGGATGTGAAACTATAAGCGAAGTTGTTGATTACTTAAATGCAAGAGGAGAAAAAGTAGGTCTTGTTAAAGTTCACTTATATAGACCATTCTCTAAAGAACACTTAATAAAAGCAATACCAAGCACAGCTAAGAAAATAGCTGTTTTAGATAGAACAAAAGAACCAGGTGCACTTGCTGAACCTCTTTACTTAGATGTTAGATCTGCATTTTATGATGTAGAAAACAAACCAGTAATCGTTGGTGGAAGATATGGTTTAGGTTCAAAAGATACAACTCCAGGACAAATGGCTGCTGTATTTGAAAACTTAAAACAAGATGAGCCAAAGAATAACTTTACACTAGGAATCAACGATGATGTAACTCATACATCATTAGAAACAGTTGAAGGAATAGATGTAGTTGCTGAAGGAACTACAGCATGTAAATTCTGGGGACTTGGATCAGACGGTACTGTTGGTGCTAATAAGAGCGCTATCAAAATCATTGGAGACCATACAGACATGTATGCTCAAGGATATTTTGCATATGACTCTAAAAAATCAGGTGGTATAACAATTTCTCACTTAAGATTTGGTAAATCACCAATTAAATCACCTTACTTAATCCAAACTCCACATTTTGTAGCATGTCATAACCAATCATATGTTAACAAATATGATGTTTTAGAAGGATTAAGAGATAACGGAAACTTCTTACTTAACTGTATATGGAATCAAGAAGAAGTTGAAGAACATTTACCAGCTCATATGAAGAGATATATTGCAAATCACAATATCAACTTCTACACAATTGATGCTGTTAAAATAGCTCAAGAAATTGGATTAGGTGGAAGAATTAACATGATAATGCAATCTGCATTCTTCAAGTTAGCTAATATAATTCCAATAGAAGATGCTATAAAATACTTAAAAGATGCAGTTGTTACTTCTTATGGTAAAAAAGGTGAAAAGGTTGTTAGCATGAACCATGCAGCTATAGACCAAGGAGTAAATGCTATTGTTAAAATAAATGTTCCAGAATCTTGGAAAACTGCTGAAGATAAAGAAGCTGAAACTAAAGATGTTCCAGAATTCATTTCAAAAATACTTGAACCAATGAATAGACAAAAAGGTGATGACCTTCCAGTAAGTGCTTTTGAAGGCATGGAAGATGGTACATTCCCTAATGGAACAGCTGCATATGAAAAAAGAGGAATAGCAATCAGTGTTCCAGAATGGAGCATGGAAAATTGTATTCAATGTAACCAATGTTCATATGTTTGTCCTCATGCTGTAATAAGACCATCATTACTTACTGAAGAAGAATATAACAATAAACCAGAAGGATTTAAAGCTGTAGAAGCTAAAGGTCTTAAAGGTGAAAAATTATATTACTCAATGAACGTAAGTGTTTTAGATTGTACTGGTTGTGGAAACTGTGCAGAAGTATGTCCAGCTCCAACTAAAGCTTTAGTTATGAAACCAGCTGCAACTCAAGAAAAAGAACAAGCTAACTATGATTATGCTCAAACTTTATCTGTAAAAGAAAATCCAATGAACAAATATACAGTTAAAGGTAGCCAATTTGAAAAGCCACTTCTTGAGTTCCACGGTGCTTGTGGTGGTTGTGGAGAAGCTGCATATGCTAAACTTATAACTCAATTATTTGGTGACAGAATGATGATAGCTAATGCTACAGGATGTACATCAATTTGGGGAGGATCAGCTCCTGCAACTCCATACACTAAAAACCATGAAGGAAAAGGACCAGCTTGGGCTAACTCTTTATTTGAAGATAATGCTGAATACGGTCTTGGAATGTCTTTAGGTGTATCTACAATAAGAACAAACATGGAAAACGTAGCAAAAGAAGCTATGGAAAATGTAAGTGCTGAATTAAAAGATGCATTACAAGAATGGATAGATAATAAAGAAGATGCTGAAGGATCAAAGAAAGCAACTGCTAAATTATTACCATTATTAGAAGCTGAAAAAGCTAACTCAAAAGTAGCTGAAATCTTAGAAAACAAAGATTTCTTAATTAAGAGATCTCAATGGATATTCGGTGGAGACGGTTGGGCATACGATATCGGATACGGTGGAGTTGACCATGCTTTAGCTTCAGGAGAAGACATAAACATCTTCGTATTTGATACAGAAGTTTACTCAAATACAGGTGGACAATCTTCTAAATCAACTCGTACAGGTGCAATTGCTAAATTTGCTGCAGCTGGTAAGAGAACTAAGAAAAAAGATCTTGGCTTAATGGCTATGACTTATGGATATGTTTATGTTGCTCAAATAGCTATGGGAGCTGATAAGAACCAAACTATAAAAGCAATCCAAGAAGCAGAAGCTTACCCAGGTCCATCATTAATAATCGCTTACGCTCCATGTATTAACCATGGATTAAAAGTAGGTATGGCTTGCTCTCAATTAGAAGAGAAAAAAGCTGTTGAATGTGGATATTGGGGATTATATAGATACAATCCACAATTAGCAGAACAAGGAAAGAACCCATTCATATTAGATTCTAAAGAACCTAAGGGTAATTTCAAAGACTTCTTATTAGGAGAAGTTAGATATGCATCATTAAAGAAAGCTCGTCCAGAACAAGCTGATGAGTTATATGCTCAAACTGAAAAAGATGCAATGGAAAGACTTGAAACTTATAAGAGATTAGCTGAAGAAAAATAA
- the glyA gene encoding serine hydroxymethyltransferase produces MNFDNLELMDKDIFEVMQLENKRQNNTIELIASENFASPAVMEAMGSQLTNKYAEGYPSKRYYGGCEEVDKVETIAIERLKRIFGAEHANVQPHSGSQANMAVYLSVLEPGDTIMGMNLSHGGHLTHGSPVNFSGKLFKFVAYGVNKETELIDYHEIRELALKHKPKMIVAGASAYSRIIDFKKIKDICDEVGAYFMVDIAHIAGLIATGEHPSPVPYADFVTTTTHKTLRGPRGGAILCKEKYAKQVDKAIFPGIQGGPLMHIIAAKAVCFGEALKEDYKQYMSQVVKNAKVLADELNKYGFRLVSGGTDNHLLLIDLTNKNITGKDAENILDSIGITVNKNTIPFETKSPFVTSGIRIGTPAVTTRGFKEEEMKEIAFLINYVIDNRDGDLSQAREKVEKMCSKYPLYK; encoded by the coding sequence ATGAATTTTGATAATTTAGAATTAATGGATAAAGATATTTTTGAAGTTATGCAATTGGAAAACAAACGTCAAAATAATACAATTGAGCTTATTGCATCTGAAAATTTTGCAAGTCCTGCTGTAATGGAAGCAATGGGATCTCAACTTACTAACAAATATGCTGAAGGGTATCCTAGTAAGAGATATTATGGTGGATGTGAGGAAGTAGATAAGGTAGAAACTATAGCTATAGAAAGACTAAAACGTATTTTTGGGGCAGAACATGCAAATGTTCAACCACATTCAGGTTCACAAGCGAATATGGCTGTATATCTTTCTGTATTGGAACCAGGTGATACTATAATGGGAATGAACTTAAGTCATGGAGGACATTTAACACATGGAAGTCCCGTTAATTTCTCAGGAAAACTATTTAAGTTTGTAGCTTATGGAGTAAATAAGGAAACTGAATTAATAGATTATCATGAGATAAGAGAGCTTGCTTTAAAACATAAACCTAAGATGATAGTTGCAGGAGCAAGTGCTTATTCAAGAATAATAGATTTTAAAAAGATAAAAGACATATGTGATGAAGTAGGAGCATATTTTATGGTGGATATTGCGCATATTGCAGGGCTTATAGCCACTGGAGAACATCCATCACCAGTACCATATGCTGATTTTGTAACAACTACAACCCACAAAACTTTAAGGGGACCTAGAGGAGGAGCTATTCTTTGTAAGGAGAAATATGCAAAACAAGTAGATAAGGCTATTTTCCCAGGAATTCAAGGGGGACCTTTAATGCATATAATTGCTGCCAAAGCTGTATGTTTTGGAGAAGCATTAAAAGAAGATTATAAACAATATATGAGTCAAGTTGTAAAAAATGCAAAAGTCCTTGCAGATGAATTAAATAAGTATGGATTTAGACTAGTTTCAGGTGGAACAGATAACCATTTATTATTGATAGATTTAACTAATAAAAATATAACAGGAAAAGATGCTGAGAATATTTTAGATTCTATAGGAATAACTGTTAATAAAAACACTATTCCTTTTGAAACAAAGAGTCCTTTTGTAACTAGTGGTATAAGAATAGGAACACCGGCTGTTACAACAAGAGGATTTAAAGAAGAAGAAATGAAAGAGATAGCATTTTTAATAAATTATGTTATAGACAATAGAGATGGTGATTTGTCACAAGCAAGAGAAAAAGTAGAAAAAATGTGTAGTAAATATCCTTTATATAAATAA
- a CDS encoding threonine/serine exporter family protein, with product MNNSDRILYLATEAGRIILQNGGETYRVEETMNKICYGLNVQKADSFVTPTGIMLSITDETGKTISLIRKITNRGINLEKVAEINALSRTIVNDSPSLNYVEKKLREIDNSRGYTKKILILSASFSAGFFTLLFGGTFRDFLVSLFIGAIIKFICMILNSIKINEFFINSLGGAISSLLALISIHLNIGQNKDKIIIGSIMLLVPGLIITNAIRDTLAGDLVSGISRTVEAFFIAIAIATGSGIIIKLWFYFGGL from the coding sequence ATGAATAATAGTGATAGAATATTATACCTAGCTACAGAAGCTGGAAGAATAATTCTCCAAAATGGTGGAGAAACATATCGTGTTGAAGAAACTATGAATAAGATTTGTTATGGACTTAACGTACAAAAAGCTGATAGTTTCGTCACTCCTACAGGAATAATGTTATCTATAACTGATGAAACGGGTAAAACGATTTCATTAATTAGAAAAATCACTAATCGCGGTATTAATCTTGAAAAAGTTGCTGAAATAAATGCATTATCACGAACAATTGTCAATGATTCACCTTCTTTAAATTATGTTGAAAAAAAGTTGCGTGAAATTGATAATTCCCGTGGCTATACTAAAAAAATCTTAATTTTATCTGCTTCATTTAGCGCAGGTTTTTTTACATTACTATTTGGTGGAACCTTTAGAGATTTTCTTGTTTCTTTATTTATTGGTGCAATAATTAAATTCATATGTATGATATTAAATAGTATAAAAATAAATGAATTTTTCATTAATTCACTTGGTGGTGCCATATCTTCTTTACTGGCACTTATAAGTATACATTTAAATATAGGTCAAAATAAAGATAAAATTATAATAGGATCTATAATGCTATTAGTTCCGGGACTTATAATAACAAATGCTATAAGAGATACCCTTGCAGGAGATTTAGTATCTGGAATTTCAAGAACTGTAGAAGCATTCTTTATAGCTATAGCTATTGCAACAGGTTCAGGTATAATTATAAAATTATGGTTTTATTTTGGAGGACTTTGA
- a CDS encoding threonine/serine exporter family protein codes for MILNSLYALLCSLGFGILFSIRGRKLFFASLGGGIGWYFYLLCNKYTHSIVFSLFIATISLSIYSEIVARIFKAPVTTFLVSALLPLVPGAGMYYTMYESIIGNATKSLSLGIETILSAGAIAVATIIVSSITKVVIVIKNKFIS; via the coding sequence ATGATTTTAAATTCTTTATATGCTTTACTTTGTAGTCTAGGCTTTGGAATTCTTTTTAGTATTCGAGGTAGAAAATTATTTTTTGCATCACTTGGCGGTGGTATTGGATGGTATTTTTATCTATTATGTAATAAATATACTCATTCAATAGTGTTCTCTTTATTTATAGCAACAATATCTCTTAGTATATATTCAGAAATCGTGGCACGAATTTTTAAAGCTCCCGTTACTACATTTTTAGTATCAGCATTACTTCCTTTAGTTCCAGGTGCAGGTATGTATTATACTATGTATGAATCAATTATAGGCAATGCAACAAAATCCTTATCTTTAGGTATTGAAACTATCCTTAGTGCTGGAGCTATTGCTGTAGCTACCATAATTGTATCTTCTATTACTAAGGTAGTAATAGTTATAAAAAATAAATTTATTTCATGA
- a CDS encoding metal-sensitive transcriptional regulator, producing the protein MENNKDKKRDIQIRLRKIQGQVKGIENMIDSESCCKDILVQIAAVRAAINKVGALIIQEYTEKCFKSNNKFVINEENLEELIKTLTIFMK; encoded by the coding sequence ATGGAAAATAATAAAGATAAAAAAAGAGATATACAGATAAGACTTAGAAAAATTCAAGGACAAGTAAAAGGAATTGAAAACATGATAGACAGTGAAAGTTGCTGTAAAGATATTTTAGTTCAAATTGCTGCAGTAAGAGCAGCTATAAATAAAGTAGGTGCTCTTATAATTCAAGAATATACTGAAAAATGTTTTAAAAGTAATAATAAATTTGTAATTAATGAAGAAAATTTAGAGGAACTTATTAAAACCTTAACCATATTCATGAAATAA
- the aspS gene encoding aspartate--tRNA ligase, producing the protein MAESLNGLKRTVMCGELRESHIGQKHVVMGWVQRKRNLGGLVFVDLRDREGILQVVFGEEINKEAFEKADLVKPEYCIAVEGELVKRQSPNETLPTGMVELKGQNIKILSESETPPIYIKEDLDTDEAVRLKYRYLDLRRPDMQSIFKIRHKTAKVIRDFLDENGFLEMETPMLTKSTPEGARDYLVPSRNYPGMFYALPQSPQLFKQLLMVSGYDRYFQITKCFRDEDLRANRQPEFTQVDMELSFVDMEDVISLNERLIKKVFKEIADVDVKLPIQRITYKEAMDKYGSDKPDLRFGMEINNITDAVKDIDFKVFKDAIENGGSVRAIKAPNCAGMGRKQIDKLGEFVKTYKAKGLAWIAYKEDEIKSPIAKFLQEEGMNAVIEKLDAKVGDLILIVADKDSVVLQALGALRLEMAKRLEILKDNKEFKFAWVTEFPLLSYNEEENRYQAEHHPFTMPMDEDIEYLESDPGRVRAKAYDIVLNGEELGGGSIRIHDTKLQEKMFNVLGFTSESAWERFGFLLEAFKFGPPPHGGLAYGFDRMIMFLAGTENIKDVIAFPKNQNAYCPLTEAPNVVDEKQLGELGINLKK; encoded by the coding sequence ATGGCAGAATCCTTAAATGGACTTAAGAGAACTGTAATGTGTGGAGAACTTAGAGAATCTCATATAGGACAAAAACATGTTGTCATGGGATGGGTTCAAAGAAAAAGAAATCTTGGAGGACTAGTATTTGTAGACCTTAGAGATAGGGAAGGAATACTTCAAGTAGTTTTTGGTGAAGAAATTAATAAAGAAGCTTTTGAAAAAGCTGATTTAGTTAAACCTGAGTACTGCATAGCTGTCGAAGGTGAGCTTGTAAAAAGACAATCACCTAATGAAACATTGCCAACAGGAATGGTAGAACTAAAAGGACAAAATATAAAAATATTATCTGAATCAGAAACCCCACCAATATACATAAAGGAAGATCTTGATACTGATGAGGCTGTAAGATTAAAATATAGATATTTAGACCTTAGAAGACCTGATATGCAAAGCATATTTAAGATAAGACATAAAACTGCTAAAGTTATAAGAGACTTTTTAGATGAAAATGGATTCCTTGAAATGGAAACACCAATGCTTACTAAAAGTACTCCAGAAGGAGCTAGAGATTATTTAGTACCTAGTAGAAATTATCCAGGGATGTTCTATGCACTTCCACAATCACCTCAATTGTTTAAGCAATTATTAATGGTGTCAGGTTATGATAGATATTTCCAAATAACAAAATGCTTTAGAGATGAAGATTTAAGAGCTAATAGACAACCAGAATTTACCCAAGTAGATATGGAACTTTCATTTGTGGATATGGAAGATGTAATATCTTTAAATGAAAGATTAATTAAAAAAGTATTTAAAGAAATAGCAGATGTAGATGTTAAATTACCAATACAAAGAATAACTTACAAAGAAGCTATGGATAAGTATGGTAGTGACAAGCCAGATTTAAGATTTGGTATGGAAATAAATAATATAACTGATGCTGTTAAAGATATAGATTTCAAAGTGTTTAAAGATGCTATTGAAAATGGTGGAAGTGTTAGAGCTATAAAAGCTCCTAACTGTGCAGGAATGGGAAGAAAACAAATTGATAAATTAGGTGAATTTGTTAAAACTTATAAAGCAAAAGGTCTTGCATGGATTGCTTATAAAGAAGATGAAATTAAATCACCAATAGCGAAATTCTTACAAGAAGAAGGAATGAATGCAGTAATAGAAAAGTTAGATGCTAAAGTTGGAGACTTAATATTAATAGTTGCTGATAAAGATTCTGTTGTATTACAGGCTCTTGGAGCATTAAGACTTGAAATGGCAAAACGTTTAGAAATATTAAAGGATAATAAAGAATTTAAATTTGCTTGGGTAACTGAATTCCCATTATTATCTTATAATGAAGAAGAAAATAGATATCAAGCAGAACACCATCCTTTTACAATGCCAATGGATGAAGATATTGAGTATTTAGAATCAGATCCAGGAAGAGTTAGAGCAAAAGCTTATGATATAGTATTAAACGGAGAAGAACTTGGAGGAGGTAGTATAAGAATTCATGATACTAAACTTCAAGAAAAGATGTTTAATGTACTAGGATTTACATCAGAAAGTGCATGGGAAAGATTTGGTTTCTTATTAGAAGCATTTAAATTTGGACCACCACCACATGGCGGACTTGCATATGGATTTGATAGAATGATAATGTTTTTAGCTGGAACTGAAAATATTAAGGATGTTATTGCATTCCCTAAAAATCAAAATGCATATTGTCCTTTAACAGAAGCACCTAATGTAGTTGATGAAAAACAATTAGGGGAATTAGGAATAAATTTAAAAAAATAA
- the hisS gene encoding histidine--tRNA ligase, with the protein MAIQAPKGTKDLLPMDSYKWHYIEGKLKELAGEYALKEIRTPIFEHTELFERGVGETTDVVQKEMYTFKDKGDRSITLKAEGTAPAARAFIENGLFNEALPIKMFYFTPVFRYENVQKGRLRQHHQFGVEVFGSSEASVDAEIIGLAMRAFKEFGINNLELNINNIGCPECRKKYNDALREYFKNEYNELCDTCKTRYERNPMRLLDCKNKKCKEIGKDAPVILDYVCDDCKNHFENLKTYLDALSIEYKVNPYIVRGLDYYTKTVFEIINNDITVCGGGRYNGLIEEIGGKPTPAVGFGMGIERLILTLGENNIEIPKPKEIDIYVGSMGERGKIESFKVVNELRKKGIKAECDHMNKSVKAQMKYANKIEALYSMIIGETEIEEGKANLKRMEDGQQFEVSLNNLDEIATMILNN; encoded by the coding sequence ATGGCAATTCAAGCGCCAAAGGGTACTAAAGATTTATTACCTATGGATTCATATAAATGGCATTACATAGAGGGAAAACTAAAGGAATTAGCTGGAGAATATGCCTTAAAGGAAATAAGAACACCTATATTTGAGCACACTGAATTATTTGAAAGAGGTGTAGGAGAAACTACAGATGTAGTACAAAAGGAAATGTATACTTTTAAAGATAAAGGAGATAGAAGTATAACATTAAAAGCAGAAGGAACAGCACCAGCTGCAAGAGCTTTCATAGAAAATGGATTATTTAATGAAGCACTTCCTATAAAGATGTTTTATTTTACTCCAGTTTTTAGATATGAAAATGTTCAAAAAGGTAGATTAAGACAACATCATCAATTCGGAGTTGAAGTTTTTGGTTCTAGTGAAGCTTCAGTAGATGCTGAAATTATAGGCCTTGCAATGAGAGCATTTAAAGAATTTGGAATAAATAATTTAGAATTAAATATAAACAACATAGGATGTCCGGAATGCAGGAAAAAGTATAATGATGCTTTAAGAGAATATTTTAAAAATGAATATAATGAATTATGTGATACATGTAAGACTAGATATGAAAGAAATCCTATGAGACTTTTAGATTGTAAAAATAAGAAATGTAAAGAAATAGGTAAAGATGCACCAGTAATATTAGATTATGTTTGTGATGATTGTAAAAATCATTTTGAAAATTTAAAGACATATCTTGATGCCCTTAGCATTGAATATAAGGTAAATCCGTACATAGTTAGAGGACTTGATTATTATACTAAAACAGTATTTGAAATAATAAATAATGATATCACTGTTTGTGGTGGTGGAAGATATAATGGGCTTATAGAAGAAATTGGAGGAAAGCCTACACCTGCTGTTGGATTTGGAATGGGAATAGAAAGACTTATTCTAACTCTTGGAGAGAATAATATTGAAATTCCAAAGCCAAAGGAAATTGATATATATGTAGGATCAATGGGTGAAAGAGGGAAAATAGAATCTTTTAAGGTAGTAAATGAATTAAGAAAAAAAGGTATAAAAGCTGAATGTGATCATATGAATAAATCTGTTAAAGCCCAAATGAAGTATGCTAACAAAATAGAAGCATTATATAGTATGATCATAGGAGAAACAGAAATAGAAGAAGGTAAAGCAAATCTTAAAAGAATGGAAGATGGACAGCAATTTGAAGTTTCACTAAATAATTTAGATGAAATAGCAACAATGATACTAAACAATTAG
- a CDS encoding coproporphyrinogen III oxidase, whose protein sequence is MKIYINDEKYRYDVYHIFELFYSFTQMEFEFENPSHCDYKLNVSEDELLIENKEGEQLKFNLKSKMKFKHEFRKSMFKYLREKTLKELPWGILIGIRPTKIVLDMMDNDFTEDEIIDVLMNEYFARIDKAKLCIDIAKAEKARVNKESKNISIYIGMPFCPTTCLYCSFASNPISGRNTGKMVEPYLEKLKEEIDIIKKFINKKGLNIECVYFGGGTPTSVNNDQFESIIKKVYKSFVENRNVKEFNIECGRPDSINEEKLLTMKKYKVSRISINPQTMNEDTLKLIGRHHTVEDIIKKFNLARKLGFDNINMDIIVGLPNETINHIENTCREILKLNPDSLTVHGMSIKRGSKLYEEIYIDKVRIMKQQSLNEMYMRTAKLAKELNMNPYYMYRQKNMVGHMENVGYCKAGKEGLYNIEMIEDKQTIIALGADAVTKLVNLKNNKIERFGNLKDVKEYITRFDEKIKGKIELLETIY, encoded by the coding sequence ATGAAAATATATATAAATGATGAAAAATATAGATATGATGTTTATCATATCTTTGAATTATTTTATAGCTTTACTCAAATGGAGTTTGAATTTGAAAATCCCAGCCATTGTGATTATAAATTAAATGTATCAGAAGATGAGCTTTTAATAGAAAACAAAGAGGGAGAACAATTAAAATTTAATTTAAAGAGTAAAATGAAATTTAAGCATGAATTTCGAAAAAGTATGTTTAAATATTTAAGAGAAAAAACATTAAAAGAATTACCATGGGGAATTTTAATTGGTATAAGACCCACAAAAATAGTTTTAGATATGATGGATAATGATTTTACAGAAGACGAAATAATAGATGTCTTAATGAATGAATATTTTGCACGTATAGATAAAGCAAAACTTTGTATAGATATAGCTAAGGCAGAAAAAGCTAGAGTAAATAAAGAATCTAAAAATATAAGTATATATATAGGAATGCCATTTTGTCCAACAACTTGTTTATATTGCTCATTTGCATCTAATCCTATATCAGGAAGAAATACGGGTAAAATGGTAGAACCTTATTTAGAAAAACTAAAGGAAGAAATAGATATAATTAAAAAATTCATTAATAAAAAAGGTCTTAATATAGAATGTGTATACTTTGGAGGAGGAACTCCAACATCTGTTAATAATGATCAGTTTGAATCTATTATAAAAAAAGTGTATAAAAGTTTTGTAGAAAATAGAAATGTTAAAGAATTTAACATTGAATGTGGTAGACCAGATAGTATTAATGAAGAAAAATTGCTTACTATGAAAAAATATAAAGTAAGTAGAATTAGTATAAATCCACAAACTATGAATGAAGATACTTTAAAACTTATAGGTAGACACCATACTGTAGAAGATATAATTAAAAAATTTAATCTTGCAAGAAAATTGGGGTTTGATAATATAAATATGGATATTATAGTAGGACTTCCAAATGAAACAATAAATCATATAGAGAATACTTGCAGAGAAATTTTAAAACTTAATCCGGATAGTTTAACTGTACATGGAATGTCAATAAAAAGAGGTTCTAAATTATATGAAGAAATATACATAGATAAAGTTAGAATAATGAAACAACAAAGTTTAAATGAAATGTATATGAGAACTGCAAAATTAGCAAAAGAACTTAATATGAATCCATATTATATGTATAGACAAAAAAATATGGTGGGTCATATGGAGAATGTAGGTTATTGCAAAGCTGGTAAAGAAGGATTATATAACATAGAAATGATTGAAGACAAACAAACGATAATAGCATTAGGAGCAGATGCTGTAACTAAACTAGTTAATCTTAAAAACAATAAGATAGAACGTTTTGGGAATTTAAAAGATGTAAAAGAGTATATAACTAGATTTGACGAAAAGATAAAAGGAAAGATTGAATTATTAGAAACTATTTATTAA